The region AAGAGGCCAGTGGCCGGGCTCCAGGCAGGAGACATCCAGTTGGTTGCTCCCTCAGCCGCCGGGCAGACCTTCAATCCTTTCAGCGTTGGTTCGGTCCCCGGCAGCACCTCCGGCCGCCCATCGGGCGCGATGCCGCGCGCCCATGTCAGCTTGTGTACAAAGGGCTTGCCCAACAGGAACTGCCCCATAGTCCGGTCCAGTACATAGAAAAATCCATTGCGGTTGGCTTGCAGCAACAGATGGCGCTTCCGGCCCTGAAACATGGCGTCCACCAGCAAAGGAGTTTCCTGGGCATCCCAGTCGTGGGTGTCGTGAGGAGTAAACTGAAAGTACCATTGCAGCTTGCCGGTCTCAGGTTTCAAGGCCACCACCGAATTCGTGTAGAGGTTATCACCCCTGCGCTCATCCCCGTTGAAGTCGGGGCAGGGATTTCCCGTGGTCCAAATGAGCAGATCATCTTCAGGGTCGTAGACGCCGGTCATCCAGGTGCCAGCGCCGCCATGGGGCAGGGCGCGGCCCAGCCAGGTTTTGGCTGCCGGGTCGCCGGGCGCAGGCATGGTGTAAAACCGCCACGCTTCTTTCCCCGTGGACGCTTGATACGCGACAATGAAGCCGCGCGCGCCAAGGTCGCCGAATCCTTCTCCGGTGATCACCAGGTCTCCCACCACCAGCGGGGCCGCAGTGATTCTGAATTGCTCGCGGTAATCGGCCACTCTCACGTCCCACACCAGGCCGCCTGTCACCCAATTCAGGGCCAGCAGATGGGCGTCCGGCGTGCCCATAAAAATCTTGTCGCCAAGCACTGCGACGCCGCGATTCGCCGCTTGCGCCTCCGCGCCCTCTGCTACGGGGACGACGCGGCGGTAATGCCACACCTCACGCCCGCTGGCCGCATCGAGCGCGTAAGCTTCATTCGGGCCGGTTACAATCATCAGGCCGCCGATCACCACAGGCGTCGTTTCAAGGCCCTGGTCGCCCGGGAGCTGAAAAGTCCATCGCGGCGCAAGACGGGTGACGTTTCCGATGTTGATCTGATCGAGCGGGCTATATCGGTTGCCGCCGGCCTGGCCGTTGTATGTGGGCCAGTCGCCGGGGCCCGGAGCCGCTCCTTTAAGCGAAGCCTCCGGAGCGTGTTCTGGCCGTGTCGGGGCGCTTAAATAAGCCAGCAGGTTGCGAAGGTCAGGTCCGCTGAGATGGACCGGCGGCATCAATGGCTTCGTGTCGGGTTCGAGATCGACGATATCGTCCTGCCGCAGAAAATGGAAGTTCCCATCAAAATCCTGAAGCTGGAGGTCATAGCTGCTCTCATTCCTGGCGAAACCCCGCAGCGTGGCGCCATCTTTCAACCGGACAGAGACCACCTTATATCCTGGCGTTCTGCCCGGACTGATCAACGTCCGTTCGAGTGTCCGCAGCGTGAGCGTCCCGCCCTGTGTCGTGAGGTCCGGTCCTTTCACGCCTCCACGGCCAAAAATCATGTGGCAGTTGCCACAACCGCCTTGGCCCCAGAAGTACGCTTTACCGGCGGCTGCGTTTCCTGCGGTTCTGCTGCTTGCGGCAGGAGCGCTGAGCGAATAAACGAAATCGACTACCGCTGACTCTTCCTTTGCAGGAAGATGAAACGCAGGCATGCCGCCCGGCCTTCCTTTGCGGACAATGTCGAGGACCTGCG is a window of Terriglobia bacterium DNA encoding:
- a CDS encoding PQQ-binding-like beta-propeller repeat protein, whose amino-acid sequence is MLCFSPGMIARTFLCLLVAESLALAAGPQQPRVAAGRAAFETNCAICHGADAGGGERGPSLMGARRSKAQVLDIVRKGRPGGMPAFHLPAKEESAVVDFVYSLSAPAASSRTAGNAAAGKAYFWGQGGCGNCHMIFGRGGVKGPDLTTQGGTLTLRTLERTLISPGRTPGYKVVSVRLKDGATLRGFARNESSYDLQLQDFDGNFHFLRQDDIVDLEPDTKPLMPPVHLSGPDLRNLLAYLSAPTRPEHAPEASLKGAAPGPGDWPTYNGQAGGNRYSPLDQINIGNVTRLAPRWTFQLPGDQGLETTPVVIGGLMIVTGPNEAYALDAASGREVWHYRRVVPVAEGAEAQAANRGVAVLGDKIFMGTPDAHLLALNWVTGGLVWDVRVADYREQFRITAAPLVVGDLVITGEGFGDLGARGFIVAYQASTGKEAWRFYTMPAPGDPAAKTWLGRALPHGGAGTWMTGVYDPEDDLLIWTTGNPCPDFNGDERRGDNLYTNSVVALKPETGKLQWYFQFTPHDTHDWDAQETPLLVDAMFQGRKRHLLLQANRNGFFYVLDRTMGQFLLGKPFVHKLTWARGIAPDGRPEVLPGTEPTLKGLKVCPAAEGATNWMSPAWSPATGLFYVQALEKCEIYFKGSDVWEKGKGFRDQIAHEVPGEPGEKYLRAIDIQTGHVVWERPEVGPAKTWGGLLATAGELVFFCDDGGAFAAVDARSGKLLWHFSMSEPWHASPMTYTANGKQYIAIATESGIIAFGL